From the genome of Glycine soja cultivar W05 unplaced genomic scaffold, ASM419377v2 tig00000120_1_pilon_1_83969, whole genome shotgun sequence, one region includes:
- the LOC114404119 gene encoding probable protein arginine N-methyltransferase 6, which translates to MADNVVCFTNSKTVDNKYANEVMKANNLSDVVVVLHGRVEVKYIDSYSVTIQELESVTAKFKFNSMMRAPLHGFAFWFDVEFNGHAISSTNYQSTTSFVDNHQMNGSQRKRRTNPNEALVLSTAPEDPPTHWQQTLIYFYDPIELEQDQLIEGSVTLSQSKENARFMNSHLEYTSGGRSYVKESVMR; encoded by the exons ATGGCCGACAACGTCGTATGCTTCACTAATTCAAAGACCGTCGACAATAAATAT GCAAATGAAGTCATGAAAGCAAATAACTTGTCTGATGTCGTTGTTGTATTGCATGGGCGAGTTGAG GTAAAATATATTGATAGTTATTCTGTTACCATCCAAGAGTTAGAATCTGTAACCGCCAAATTTAAGTTCAATTCTATGATGCGAG CACCATTACATGGTTTTGCATTTTGGTTTGACGTTGAATTTAATGGGCATGCAATATCATCAACCAATTATCAATCAACTACTTCATTTGTTGACAATCATCAGATGAATGGTAGTCAGAGAAAAAGGCGAACAAACCCAAATGAAGCACTGGTCTTGTCCACTGCGCCTGAGGACCCTCCAACACATTGGCAGCAG ACATTGATATACTTTTATGACCCTATAGAGCTGGAACAAGATCAACTAATTGAAG GTTCAGTGACATTGTCACAAAGCAAAGAAAATGCTCGATTTATGAATAGTCACCTTGAATATAC TTCAGGTGGTCGATCGTATGTGAAAGAGTCTGTTATGAGATGA
- the LOC114404117 gene encoding protein EMSY-LIKE 3-like isoform X2: MDYEPYDSSGTDDDLPPTHQNRISRGGGGRLAGNGRSAVGSIPYPRMYGEIDMETQIHQLEQEAYSSVLRAFKAQADAITWEKESLITELRKELRLSNEEHRELLGRVNADDVIRRIREWRQAGGHQPGVLSTGQGLHDSIPSPTVSASRKKQKITPSVPPSRSFGGPSPPFHPQTLTAPHQPSSAAKRGSAPGSKGKKHKPGQILPGVSSMKQYPSSGPGGRNQVPNRAAMGEHAEGASFDSLVGRRVRTKWPDDNNFYEAVITNYNPADGRHNLVYDMGSANETWEWVNLSEISPEDIQWVGEDPGINHRGGFGGPGHGMNRSVGRDGVPGAGRGRGAAKGQSRKDFLSSQNGIGKKAPDDIQILHTDTLIKEVEKVFSANHPDPLEVEKAKKVLKDHEQALIDAIARLNDLSDGESDHVCNYLKGRRWIWGCSIEETVEAKTKWRKSLKDGAGAAHHFSHAQSMDRE, from the exons ATGGACTACGAACCCTACGACAGTAGCG GAACTGATGATGACCTTCCACCAACCCATCAAAATAGAATTTCCAGGGGAGGAGGAGGACGTCTCGCTGGGAATGGGAGATCTGCTGTTGGTTCAATTCCTTACCCAAGGATGTATGGTGAAATTGATATGGAGACCCAAATTCATCAGCTTGAGCAAGAAGCATACAGTTCAGTTCTAAGAGCCTTTAAAGCTCAAGCCGATGCCATTACTTGG GAGAAAGAAAGTTTGATTACAGAGCTGAGAAAAGAACTGAGATTGTCAAATGAGGAGCACAGAGAACTTCTAGGTCGAGTTAATGCTGATGATGTGATACGGAGGATAAG GGAATGGAGACAGGCAGGTGGCCATCAGCCTGGTGTACTTAGCACTGGTCAAGGACTTCATGATTCAATTCCCAGTCCCACAGTCTCTGCTTCTCGCAAAAAGCAGAAGATTACACCATCTGTACCACCATCACGATCTTTTGGCGGACCTTCTCCTCCATTTCACCCCCAAACACTGACTGCGCCCCACCAACCATCTTCTGCAGCAAAGCGTGGATCTGCTCCTGGGTCAAAGGGAAAGAAGCACAAACCT GGTCAAATATTACCTGGTGTATCTTCAATGAAGCAGTATCCTTCGTCAGGACCAGGTGGAAGGAATCAGGTACCTAATAGAGCTGCCATGGGTGAGCATGCCGAGGGAGCATCATTTGATTCGTTGGTTGGTAGGAGAGTGCGGACAAAGTGGCCTGACGACAATAACTTCTATGAAGCTGTTATCACGAACTACAATCCAGCTGAT GGACGACATAATCTGGTCTATGACATGGGGAGTGCAAATGAAACATGGGAATGGGTTAATCTATCAGAG ATATCTCCTGAAGATATTCAGTGGGTAGGTGAGGATCCTGGAATCAATCATCGTGGGGGTTTTGGGGGCCCTGGTCATGGGATGAATAGGTCTGTTGGACGAGATGGTGTTCCAGGAGCTGGAAGAGGTAGAGGAGCAGCAAAGGGGCAATCCAGAAAAGATTTTTTGTCATCACAGAATGGCATAGGAAAGAAGGCACCTGATGATATACAAATACTTCACACAGACACACTAATCAAGGAG GTGGAGAAGGTATTCAGTGCAAATCACCCTGATCCCCTTGAAGTTGAGAAAGCAAAGAAAGTATTGAAG GATCATGAGCAAGCTCTTATTGATGCAATTGCAAGACTTAATGATCTTTCTGATGGTGAAAGTG ATCATGTTTGTAATTATCTTAAGGGCAGAAGATGGATTTGGGGTTGTAGCATAGAGGAAACTGTagaagcaaaaacaaaatgGAGGAAAAGCTTGAAAG ATGGGGCTGGGGCTGCCCACCATTTCTCACATGCTCAATCAATGGATCGAGAGTGA
- the LOC114404117 gene encoding protein EMSY-LIKE 3-like isoform X1 — protein MLIFASWIQDLDLVVMSLDLVVTIAGTDDDLPPTHQNRISRGGGGRLAGNGRSAVGSIPYPRMYGEIDMETQIHQLEQEAYSSVLRAFKAQADAITWEKESLITELRKELRLSNEEHRELLGRVNADDVIRRIREWRQAGGHQPGVLSTGQGLHDSIPSPTVSASRKKQKITPSVPPSRSFGGPSPPFHPQTLTAPHQPSSAAKRGSAPGSKGKKHKPGQILPGVSSMKQYPSSGPGGRNQVPNRAAMGEHAEGASFDSLVGRRVRTKWPDDNNFYEAVITNYNPADGRHNLVYDMGSANETWEWVNLSEISPEDIQWVGEDPGINHRGGFGGPGHGMNRSVGRDGVPGAGRGRGAAKGQSRKDFLSSQNGIGKKAPDDIQILHTDTLIKEVEKVFSANHPDPLEVEKAKKVLKDHEQALIDAIARLNDLSDGESDHVCNYLKGRRWIWGCSIEETVEAKTKWRKSLKDGAGAAHHFSHAQSMDRE, from the exons ATGTTGATATTTGCTTCATGGATTCAAGATTTGGACTTGGTTGTTATGTCTCTTGACTTGGTTGTGACAATTGCAGGAACTGATGATGACCTTCCACCAACCCATCAAAATAGAATTTCCAGGGGAGGAGGAGGACGTCTCGCTGGGAATGGGAGATCTGCTGTTGGTTCAATTCCTTACCCAAGGATGTATGGTGAAATTGATATGGAGACCCAAATTCATCAGCTTGAGCAAGAAGCATACAGTTCAGTTCTAAGAGCCTTTAAAGCTCAAGCCGATGCCATTACTTGG GAGAAAGAAAGTTTGATTACAGAGCTGAGAAAAGAACTGAGATTGTCAAATGAGGAGCACAGAGAACTTCTAGGTCGAGTTAATGCTGATGATGTGATACGGAGGATAAG GGAATGGAGACAGGCAGGTGGCCATCAGCCTGGTGTACTTAGCACTGGTCAAGGACTTCATGATTCAATTCCCAGTCCCACAGTCTCTGCTTCTCGCAAAAAGCAGAAGATTACACCATCTGTACCACCATCACGATCTTTTGGCGGACCTTCTCCTCCATTTCACCCCCAAACACTGACTGCGCCCCACCAACCATCTTCTGCAGCAAAGCGTGGATCTGCTCCTGGGTCAAAGGGAAAGAAGCACAAACCT GGTCAAATATTACCTGGTGTATCTTCAATGAAGCAGTATCCTTCGTCAGGACCAGGTGGAAGGAATCAGGTACCTAATAGAGCTGCCATGGGTGAGCATGCCGAGGGAGCATCATTTGATTCGTTGGTTGGTAGGAGAGTGCGGACAAAGTGGCCTGACGACAATAACTTCTATGAAGCTGTTATCACGAACTACAATCCAGCTGAT GGACGACATAATCTGGTCTATGACATGGGGAGTGCAAATGAAACATGGGAATGGGTTAATCTATCAGAG ATATCTCCTGAAGATATTCAGTGGGTAGGTGAGGATCCTGGAATCAATCATCGTGGGGGTTTTGGGGGCCCTGGTCATGGGATGAATAGGTCTGTTGGACGAGATGGTGTTCCAGGAGCTGGAAGAGGTAGAGGAGCAGCAAAGGGGCAATCCAGAAAAGATTTTTTGTCATCACAGAATGGCATAGGAAAGAAGGCACCTGATGATATACAAATACTTCACACAGACACACTAATCAAGGAG GTGGAGAAGGTATTCAGTGCAAATCACCCTGATCCCCTTGAAGTTGAGAAAGCAAAGAAAGTATTGAAG GATCATGAGCAAGCTCTTATTGATGCAATTGCAAGACTTAATGATCTTTCTGATGGTGAAAGTG ATCATGTTTGTAATTATCTTAAGGGCAGAAGATGGATTTGGGGTTGTAGCATAGAGGAAACTGTagaagcaaaaacaaaatgGAGGAAAAGCTTGAAAG ATGGGGCTGGGGCTGCCCACCATTTCTCACATGCTCAATCAATGGATCGAGAGTGA
- the LOC114404117 gene encoding protein EMSY-LIKE 3-like isoform X3, with translation MLIFASWIQDLDLVVMSLDLVVTIAGTDDDLPPTHQNRISRGGGGRLAGNGRSAVGSIPYPRMYGEIDMETQIHQLEQEAYSSVLRAFKAQADAITWEKESLITELRKELRLSNEEHRELLGRVNADDVIRRIREWRQAGGHQPGVLSTGQGLHDSIPSPTVSASRKKQKITPSVPPSRSFGGPSPPFHPQTLTAPHQPSSAAKRGSAPGSKGKKHKPGQILPGVSSMKQYPSSGPGGRNQVPNRAAMGEHAEGASFDSLVGRRVRTKWPDDNNFYEAVITNYNPADGRHNLVYDMGSANETWEWVNLSEISPEDIQWVGEDPGINHRGGFGGPGHGMNRSVGRDGVPGAGRGRGAAKGQSRKDFLSSQNGIGKKAPDDIQILHTDTLIKEVEKVFSANHPDPLEVEKAKKVLKDHEQALIDAIARLNDLSDGESDGAGAAHHFSHAQSMDRE, from the exons ATGTTGATATTTGCTTCATGGATTCAAGATTTGGACTTGGTTGTTATGTCTCTTGACTTGGTTGTGACAATTGCAGGAACTGATGATGACCTTCCACCAACCCATCAAAATAGAATTTCCAGGGGAGGAGGAGGACGTCTCGCTGGGAATGGGAGATCTGCTGTTGGTTCAATTCCTTACCCAAGGATGTATGGTGAAATTGATATGGAGACCCAAATTCATCAGCTTGAGCAAGAAGCATACAGTTCAGTTCTAAGAGCCTTTAAAGCTCAAGCCGATGCCATTACTTGG GAGAAAGAAAGTTTGATTACAGAGCTGAGAAAAGAACTGAGATTGTCAAATGAGGAGCACAGAGAACTTCTAGGTCGAGTTAATGCTGATGATGTGATACGGAGGATAAG GGAATGGAGACAGGCAGGTGGCCATCAGCCTGGTGTACTTAGCACTGGTCAAGGACTTCATGATTCAATTCCCAGTCCCACAGTCTCTGCTTCTCGCAAAAAGCAGAAGATTACACCATCTGTACCACCATCACGATCTTTTGGCGGACCTTCTCCTCCATTTCACCCCCAAACACTGACTGCGCCCCACCAACCATCTTCTGCAGCAAAGCGTGGATCTGCTCCTGGGTCAAAGGGAAAGAAGCACAAACCT GGTCAAATATTACCTGGTGTATCTTCAATGAAGCAGTATCCTTCGTCAGGACCAGGTGGAAGGAATCAGGTACCTAATAGAGCTGCCATGGGTGAGCATGCCGAGGGAGCATCATTTGATTCGTTGGTTGGTAGGAGAGTGCGGACAAAGTGGCCTGACGACAATAACTTCTATGAAGCTGTTATCACGAACTACAATCCAGCTGAT GGACGACATAATCTGGTCTATGACATGGGGAGTGCAAATGAAACATGGGAATGGGTTAATCTATCAGAG ATATCTCCTGAAGATATTCAGTGGGTAGGTGAGGATCCTGGAATCAATCATCGTGGGGGTTTTGGGGGCCCTGGTCATGGGATGAATAGGTCTGTTGGACGAGATGGTGTTCCAGGAGCTGGAAGAGGTAGAGGAGCAGCAAAGGGGCAATCCAGAAAAGATTTTTTGTCATCACAGAATGGCATAGGAAAGAAGGCACCTGATGATATACAAATACTTCACACAGACACACTAATCAAGGAG GTGGAGAAGGTATTCAGTGCAAATCACCCTGATCCCCTTGAAGTTGAGAAAGCAAAGAAAGTATTGAAG GATCATGAGCAAGCTCTTATTGATGCAATTGCAAGACTTAATGATCTTTCTGATGGTGAAAGTG ATGGGGCTGGGGCTGCCCACCATTTCTCACATGCTCAATCAATGGATCGAGAGTGA